The following are from one region of the Acanthopagrus latus isolate v.2019 chromosome 2, fAcaLat1.1, whole genome shotgun sequence genome:
- the si:ch211-11n16.2 gene encoding zinc finger FYVE domain-containing protein 1 encodes MSDILMKEMESISIGPVKAEERPDGVRSFLLVDELENLQVRDESEFVDRLGCGDTAGVKVLSIFGNTGDGKSHTLNHILFGGESVFYTSKSPSSCTVGVWAAYDPSLSLVALDTEGLLGAAVNQNQRMRLLLKVLAVSDIVVYRTRAERLHNDMFLFLSSASGAYLKHFTPELRALSSRCGLDVPLSSLGPAVIVFQETTHTQLLGHDSKVAGHADTLLQKRFHDLGLGTQAFSSVQYVGTQTITPPTDYSRLLEAVKQQVKNTHTRSPRQPGIVFHALEALSERFCGELSDDKMTPYSFFPDEYFTCSAVCLSCNIRCKNGMNHLRDRVPHSADGLCQYAHQYNNKVLICKRCYEGGREVIVIPKTSASNENPWFGLAKYAWSGYVLECASCGVIYRSRQYWMGNQDPESSVVRSEVKHVWEGSDMFLSSHQNAAQRVLDGMNYMIQSVSEYSTGPTKAVTAWLTDQVAPPYWRPNTEITACHGCEKVFAEAERKHHCRSCGEGFCHPCSSHRMPVPERGWGSGPVRVCKACYRQGGPADTNSQVCKVEPRGLIARRVTEVAQSTLDMVTTAVDYPLCFVKDVARPDYWVPDQEITQCHQCSKTFTPAMSKHHCRACGQGVCGRCSTHNRPVPSRGWDHPVRVCDSCHARTDSL; translated from the exons ATGTCCGATATACTAATGAAAGAAATGGAGAGTATATCTATCGGCCCGGTGAAGGCGGAGGAGCGTCCCGACGGAGTCCGGAGCTTCCTGCTGGTGGATGAACTCGAGAACCTGCAG GTCCGCGACGAGTCTGAATTCGTGGACAGACTCGGCTGCGGGGACACGGCAGGGGTCAAGGTCCTCTCCATCTTTGGCAACACCGGTGATGGCAAGTCCCATACCCTCAATCACATCCTGTTCGGTGGTGAGAGTGTTTTCTACACCTCCAAGTCCCCCAGTTCCTGTACGGTGGGAGTGTGGGCTGCGTATGACCCCAGCCTCAGCCTGGTCGCCCTAGATACTGAGGGCCTGCTGGGAGCGGCAGTCAATCAGAACCAGAGAATGCGGCTGCTGCTAAAG GTATTGGCGGTGTCTGATATTGTAGTGTATCGCACACGGGCAGAGCGCCTCCACAACGACATGTTCCTGTTCCTGAGCAGCGCCTCAGGGGCCTACCTGAAGCATTTCACCCCGGAGCTCAGGGCCCTCTCCAGCCGCTGTGGTCTAGACGTGCCCCTTTCCTCTCTTGGGCCAGCCGTTATTGTCTTTCAGGAGACGACACACACCCAGTTGCTTGGTCATG ATTCTAAGGTGGCTGGCCACGCTGACACACTGCTCCAGAAGCGTTTTCACGACCTGGGTTTGGGGACACAGGCCTTTAGCTCAGTGCAGTATGTAGGCACTCAGACCATCACACCTCCCACTGACTACAGCAGGTTGCTTGAAGCCGTCAAGCAGCAAGTCAAGAACACTCACACACGCTCCCCTCGTCAGCCCGGGATAGTGTTTCATGCTCTGGAA GCACTAAGTGAGCGTTTCTGTGGGGAACTGTCAGATGACAAGATGACCCCATACTCCTTCTTTCCAGACGAGTACTTcacctgctctgctgtgtgcCTCAGCTGCAA CATTCGGTGTAAAAATGGAATGAACCATCTGAGAGACAGGGTCCCCCACTCGGCTGATGGACTGTGCCAGTATGCACACCAGTACAACAACAAGGTCCTCATCTGTAAG CGGTGCTATGAAGGAGGCAGGGAGGTGATTGTCATCCCCAAGACGTCAGCTTCCAATGAAAACCCATGGTTTGGACTTGCCAAATATGCCTGGTCAGG CTATGTGTTGGAGTGTGCTAGCTGTGGTGTAATCTACCGCAGCAGACAGTACTGGATGGGCAACCAGGACCCTGAGAGCAGCGTGGTGCGATCTGAGGTCAAGCATGTCTGGGAGGGG TCGGACATGTTTCTATCGTCCCATCAAAACGCGGCCCAGAGGGTACTGGATGGGATGAACTACATGATCCAGTCAGTGTCAGAGTACAGCACAGGCCCCACTAAAGCTGTCACTGCCTGGCTCACTGATCAGGTAGCGCCACCATACTGGAGACCCAACACAGAGATCACT GCATGTCATGGCTGTGAGAAGGTGTTCGCAGAGGCAGAAAGGAAACACCACTGTCGATCATGCGGCGAGGGTTTCTGCCATCCCTGCTCCAGCCACAGGATGCCCGTGCCAGAGAGAGGCTGGGGCAGCGGTCCTGTCAGGGTGTGTAAGGCCTGCTACCGACAGGGAGGACCAGCTGACACCAACAGCCAGG tgtgtaaGGTGGAGCCTCGTGGTCTGATAGCTCGCAGGGTGACAGAGGTGGCCCAGTCTACACTGGACATGGTCACCACAGCTGTCGACTACCCTCTCT GTTTTGTGAAGGATGTGGCTCGGCCAGATTACTGGGTTCCTGACCAAGAAATCACTCAGTGCCACCAGTGCTCTAAAACCTTCACCCCGGCAATGTCCAAGCACCACTGCAGGGCCTGTGGACAGGGTGTGTGTGGCCGCTGCTCCACACACAACAGGCCTGTGCCCTCCCGAGGCTGGGACCACCCAGTCAGAGTGTGTGACAGCTGCCACGCCCGCACGGATAGTCTTTGA